The nucleotide window TGCAGGGCGTCGGCGGCGCGCGCGGAGAGGAACGCGGCCGAGATCGACGCCGTGGGGAGCTCCCGCTCGCCCGGCGTGGTGAAGTAGCGCACCAGCTCGAGGTTGATCCCGCGCAGGTCGCCTTCGAGCGAACCGGTGTCCGGCGCCGTCCACTCCTGCTCGGTGCCCATCAGCAGGGCCGCCGCGACCAGGCCTTCGGCGGACTCCCAGCGGCGGTACAGCGTCGTCTTGTGCACGCCGGAGCGCTCGGCGACCGCCTCGACGGTCAGCTCCGCGTACCCGCGTTCGCCGAGCAGCTCCAGCGTGGCGTTCAGCGCGGCGAGGCGGGTCCGCTCGGTGCGGCCGCCCGGGCGCTTCGTCCCGGAAATCTCGGTTGCCAACTGCTACTCCTGTTGCGTTAGTGTGCTCAGTATGCCAGAACCCGTCACCGTCGCTGCCCTCGCCGACCTGATCGGCGACGCCGAAGTGGTCGCCATCGGCGAGAACAACCATCACATCCGCGAGTTCGGCGCGTTGCGCGACCGCCTCCTGCGTCACCTCGTCACCGAGCGCGGCTTCACGGTGCTCGGGTTCGAAGGCGGCTTTCCGGAGGGGCACCTGGTCGACGCGTGGCTGCAGGGCGGGCCGGGCGAGGTCGCCGACATCGCCCGCGACGGCTTCACCTTCGGCCTCGGCGACTCGGCCGAGGTGCACGAGATGCTGACGTGGCT belongs to Amycolatopsis tolypomycina and includes:
- a CDS encoding TetR/AcrR family transcriptional regulator, translating into MATEISGTKRPGGRTERTRLAALNATLELLGERGYAELTVEAVAERSGVHKTTLYRRWESAEGLVAAALLMGTEQEWTAPDTGSLEGDLRGINLELVRYFTTPGERELPTASISAAFLSARAADALQEFYVDRHARSAAAVHRAIERGEVSPGTDAVEVVRVACGPIFYRLFVSREGVTPHDADMAAKAAAAAAKAGVFTAADG